In one Culex quinquefasciatus strain JHB chromosome 2, VPISU_Cqui_1.0_pri_paternal, whole genome shotgun sequence genomic region, the following are encoded:
- the LOC119766273 gene encoding uncharacterized protein LOC119766273 yields the protein MIIGVKHFFAILQGEQLSIGSGLPTLRNTVFGYVVAGDTDAPAQQTVTCNVTAVERLEAAVRKFWEVESFETGKALSLEERYCENHFVKTHTRAPDGRSSNNISLNDLCYIGPTVQPPLLDTILRFRLPKYVVTADAEKMYRQVLVHPDDRPLQQILWRSTPNEDLKMYQLNTVTYGTAPAPYLATRVLNQLADDEAENYPFAAPQVKRSFYVDDYLSGDNDENRLMETNRQLIELLGSGGFTMRKWCSNSSRVLSHIPEELRDPRTELELSESGSIKTLGLLWQPVPDHLSCKVPEYNSTEPITKALIFSELSQLFDPTGMAGPVIVRAKMFLQSLWEKNFGWTQELPEEYQEWWKQYRIEIRVLSMLKIPRRVLIDHSVVIELHCFSDASDKAYGACIYVKSTNSYGRSKVNLLISKSRVCPRRRLTIPRLELCAALLGAQLTAAVLEATNLSCPVVYWSDFAIVLHWIASCSSTWKVFVSNRIAEIQRLTQGMPWRHIPTHLNPADLISRGLLPSELARDDEARQTVSVLTTSSLEDRIQIQDHSALLPLLRSVSWIRRFTDNCRSRPEERRNGFLKFREIDNTLKLLITLTQRTHFAQEIKHLLKNPGPVRKDFDFKSQIKTLNPFIDPEGLLRVHGRLENSSLPFDTKYPIILPAKAHLTHLIAKNTHWDTLHSGPQLLLSTLRQRYWPVRGEMLRGESSTSVWTASTASQEALTR from the exons ATGATCATTGGCGTCAAGCACTTTTTCGCTATCCTGCAGGGTGAACAACTATCGATTGGATCTGGCCTACCAACACTACGCAACACTGTCTTTGGATACGTCGTCGCTGGCGACACGGATGCACCTGCACAACAAACCGTAACTTGCAACGTTACTGCTGTCGAACGGCTGGAAGCTGCAGTTCGCAAGTTCTGGGAGGTGGAGAGCTTTGAGACAGGGAAAGCCCTGTCCCTCGAGGAACGGTATTGCGAGAATCATTTTGTGAAGACCCACACTAGAGCCCCTGACGGTCG ATCGTCAAACAACATCTCGCTCAACGATCTATGCTACATTGGACCTACGGTGCAACCACCACTCTTGGACACCATTCTGCGATTTCGTCTGCCAAAGTACGTCGTCACTGCCGACGCGGAGAAAATGTACAGGCAGGTACTCGTCCATCCGGACGATCGGCCGTTGCAGCAGATTCTATGGCGATCAACCCCGAACGAGGACCTGAAGATGTATCAGTTGAACACTGTTACCTACGGTACCGCCCCCGCGCCGTACCTCGCAACCCGCGTCCTGAACCAGCTGGCCGACGACGAGGCAGAAAACTACCCCTTCGCTGCTCCTCAAGTCAAGCGATCGTTTTACGTGGACGACTACCTATCGGGTGACAACGACGAGAACCGCTTGATGGAAACTAATCGTCAACTCATCGAACTTCTTGGATCTGGCGGTTTCACCATGCGCAAGTGGTGCAGCAACAGTTCTCGCGTTCTGTCTCACATTCCCGAGGAACTCCGAGATCCCCGAACCGAGTTGGAGCTCAGCGAATCCGGATCGATCAAGACGCTCGGCCTTCTGTGGCAGCCGGTGCCTGACCACCTCAGCTGCAAGGTTCCCGAATACAACTCGACGGAGCCAATCACGAAGGCACTCATTTTCTCGGAATTGTCGCAGCTGTTCGACCCAACTGGTATGGCAGGACCAGTCATTGTTCGAGCAAAAATGTTTCTCCAATCGCTGTGGGAAAAGAACTTCGGGTGGACCCAAGAGCTGCCAGAGGAGTATCAAGAATGGTGGAAGCAGTACAGAATCGAAATTCGCGTCCTCAGCATGCTCAAAATCCCTCGCCGAGTTCTAATCGATCACTCAGTGGTCATCGAGCTGCACTGTTTCTCGGACGCGTCCGACAAAGCGTACGGCGCTTGTATCTACGTGAAGTCAACTAACTCGTACGGCAGGTCGAAGGTCAACCTGCTCATTTCGAAATCTCGCGTCTGCCCTAGGCGCAGATTAACGATCCCCCGTCTCGAGCTGTGCGCAGCTCTGCTGGGGGCCCAACTGACCGCAGCTGTCCTGGAAGCTACCAACCTGAGCTGTCCAGTGGTCTACTGGTCCGATTTTGCGATCGTCTTGCATTGGATTGCGTCGTGCTCATCAACCTGGAAGGTGTTCGTCTCGAACCGGATCGCAGAAATCCAACGCCTCACGCAGGGCATGCCCTGGCGTCACATCCCAACCCACCTGAATCCAGCAGATCTTATTTCTCGGGGACTTCTTCCTTCAGAGCTG GCTCGTGACGACGAAGCACGCCAAACTGTGTCGGTGCTCACAACAAGCTCTCTCGAAGATCGCATCCAAATCCAAGATCATTCCGCACTCTTGCCCCTGCTCCGCTCAGTCTCTTGGATTCGGAGATTCACGGACAACTGTCGCAGCCGTCCCGAAGAACGACGAAATGGTTTTCTAAAGTTTCGAGAAATTGACAACACACTCAAGCTGCTCATTACACTGACGCAGCGCACCCACTTCGCTCAGGAGATCAAGCATCTTCTCAAAAACCCTGGCCCAGTCCGTAAAGACTTCGATTTCAAATCCCAAATCAAGACCTTGAATCCCTTCATCGACCCGGAGGGTCTGCTCAGAGTGCACGGCCGGTTGGAAAACAGCAGCTTACCGTTCGACACCAAGTACCCCATAATTTTGCCCGCCAAAGCACATCTGACACATCTGATCGCCAAAAACACCCACTGGGATACTCTACACTCGGGTCCACAACTGCTGCTATCGACGCTACGTCAGCGCTACTGGCCGGTCAGGGGCGAGATGTTGCGAGGAGAGTCGTCAACGAGTGTCTGGACTGCTTCCACTGCAAGCCAAGAAGCATTGACCAGATGA